Genomic DNA from Solanum dulcamara chromosome 4, daSolDulc1.2, whole genome shotgun sequence:
CaattttttatatcaaaattgTTGATTTGTTCAACAACTAATTTGAACTGTTGGTAGAAAAATGGGAAAAATTATTAGACTTTTTGACAAAATTGTAGGACCCAACCAAcaactttttcttccttttctcctTATTCTGTTTCCCGTTAGAAATTTCTGActtaaaataggaaaaataataatatttggtCACTTGATCCCAAAAAGAGGGGATAGAAGACAATATGTCTTTCAAAtggattttcttttcaaaaagagGGGATAGAAGACAATATGTCTTTCAAATGGATTTTCTTTTCAAGAAGCATTAACCAATAGGAGAAAAATGAAGCCAACAAACAACAACCACAGagatatatttaatataatctCACCGGTAACGTCTGGAGATGATAGAATGTATGCAAATCTTATTCCTATTTTTGTGGagataaaaaaatcattttccgtAGAGCAATGTagccaagaaaaagaaaagaggagAAAGCTAGACCCCTCCCCTTCTCCTAGCTTTAATAGGAGAGATTTCATactaatataaattaattagctTTAAATGTTGACGCCGAGTTAGGAtatctatttttctttattcCACTAGAAAGCCACAAGGCGAGCAAGCTCCCACGGACGTCACTTCATATTAATACCATATGAAATTGTGTAAAAAGTCAAAATTACTCTTGAACTATACAAAATGATACGACTTTTCCCTCCATTAAATGTTGGGAGCAAACGTGTCCCCGTTGCTAGATTAGTTCGAATATGCCCTTATCCACTAATGGGACGTTACTAAAAAAGCATTTTCCAAATGATTTAATCGAACACAATCTGCTATTTTCACAAAACACTTATGATAAGAATTACTCTTTTTTTCGAAAAAAAAGAGGCTCATTTTGATAGCTTGGTCAACTTTAGCAAGTTCAGACCAATTTAGTAACACGAAAACATGTTTGACCCCAACTTTTAACGAAGGCAAAGTCATGTCATTTCGTGTAGTTTAGTGATAAATTTTGGTCCTTTAACAAAGAGGATAAAATCAAGAATATTTGTATGTCAGATGTTATTTAGCCTTTGGTTGTGGAAATAACAACGAAAAAAAACCCAGTGTAATCATACAAGTGAGGCCTGAAGAGGGTAGAGTATACGCAAACCTTGCCCCATCTTTGAAAGGATAGAGACGTTGACCTTCGACTGAACAAACAGTGAAAATATAGGTAACatacaaaaattaaagagaAGAAACCACCATAGAATTGAAAAGTGCATAAAGGAATAAACTGATGTTGTCCATCTATTATTAAGGTAAGATAAAAGTCACATCCAAAATTCACAATGTTATTTGTACATGTTTGAGAAGAAACATAGTATATATAATTCTTCAATTCAAGAAAGATACAAATAGGGGATAAGGTACAAACATTTACACCAGAATACACTGCAATATGTGCAGGACATCCGCTGAAAATATAAGTTATCGACGACAAATTTTCCTCTAAAACACATGAACATCAGGTGGTGTGTTTATGTTGTCGAGCCAAGTAACTAACTGCTGCGAAGAAGGCCTTATTTTAGGAGATTCGTGCAAACAAAGGCAAGCGATTTCAAGGACCAATAGCATTTCTTTAGCGTGCTGCTTGTCATATATCAGAGGATCAAAGACTTCGGTTTCCCTCTTCTGTTTCTTCATTTGGATCACCCAAGAGATTAAATCTCGGCTTGCTCTAGGCTTGCATGGATCCATCGGTCTTTTGCATGTTAGAAGCTCCAAAAGGACAACACCAAAGCTATACACGTCCCCTTTATAGGTAGCTACGGAAGCTTGACCATATTCAGGAGGTATATAGCCTAATGTTCCAACAACATCAGTGGTCACATGAGTGTCGTAGGGGAGAATAAGCCTTGCTAGACCGAAATCAGCCAAGTGAGCTTCAAAATTTTCGTCAAGAAGAATGTTACTTGACTTTATATCTCGGTGCAAGATATGAGGCTCGCACGCTAGGTGCAAGTAGGCGAGTCCTCTTGCTGCCCCTTGAGCAATTTGAAGCCTCAGATCCCAGTCCAATAAAGCAGGTCCATCAACTTTCTCGTGCAGCCAATAATCCAAGCTTCCATTCTCCATGTAGGAATAAATTAAAAGCCGGTCAGTTCTGTACTTGCAATATCCTAGAAGATGAACAAGATTTGGATGCTGAGCTCTTGAAAGTGATTCAACTTCAGCTTGGAATTCTCGTTCCATCTGCCCGTAATCACCTGAAAGCCGCTTGATGGCAACTTTCCTACCATCACGAAGGATGGCCTTGTAGACCAAGCCGAAGCCCCCACATCCAACAATATTTGATTGATCAAAGTTGTCAGTACACTTCAAAAGGTCATCAAGACACATCTCTTTATTGTTCTCTTTGTTATGGAAAAATATCACCAGACTTGAGCCTAAGTCTTCCAGTTCCCTGTTAGAAGCATCCAGCTCCTTTTCGTGATCAACTACTTTTCGACTGCTTGCCCGTACAACAATCAAGTACATAAGAGCAAGAAGAAAAGCCGTTCCAAGACCAATGCCAATACCCATGCCAATGACAGTTCCTTTGCGCCTCTTTCCTTTGGCAACCGAATCACGAGGAACTTGGCTGGAATTTCGACAGGGAGTACCATGTTCACCGCAGAGTCCTAGGTTGCCCTCGAAGCTTGAGGTTGGAAATGTTTGGAACTGGCCTCCAGTAGGAATTTCCCCTGAGAGCTTATTATAAGCCACACTGAACTTTGACAGAAAGCTGCATTGGACTAAAGAGGAAGGTATGTTGCCAATCAGATTGTTGTGGGATAGATCCAAATTCTCTACGCTCGCCATACCAGACAGGCTACCTGGTATTGTCCCAGATAAGTTGTTGCTTTTTAGATCCAAAACATGTAACCTTTTCAGATTCCCAAATTCCGGCAAAATTGCTCCAGTGAGAAAGTTGTTACCTAGTTCCAGTGTTGGAGGGAAGCTAAAAATCTGATTATACTGCAATCCTCTGACGCTTACATTTCTTTtcaagaaaaagggaaaatcTGGCGATGGCTCATTCATCGAGATAGGGCCAGAGATTAGGCTCTTCAATCCAGTAATTTCTTTTGGAATCTCCCCCGTAAACGAATTGTTGGACAAATCCAGATAGAATAGAAACTGGAAATCTCCAATCCAAGGTGGAAGTGTTCCCGTCAAACGGTTCCATGACAGGTCCAACAGTTGCAGTTTTAAGCTATTTCTCAACCACTGAGGAACAACTCCAGTGAGCCTGCAATTAGCAATAATGAGAGCTTTCAGCTTGCTAAACTGCAGGCTAGGATCGGTAGGCAACTCTTCATCCCGAAAATTCAGAGTAAGAACCAACGTAGACAAGTTCTTGCAATACTGTAAAATTCTGAGAGCAGCATCAATGTTATGCATACTGTTATTCGAGACTGAAAGGAATGAAAGGCTATGAAAATTCTTGAAACTTTCCGGAAGTTGTCCAGTGAAATAGTTTCTAGCCAAATTGATAGTTTGCAACCTTGGACAGTTGGGAAGATAATCAGGAACTAACCCATGGAACCCGTTTGTAGCCAGATCAAGCGAAACAAGACTAACCATTGTTGAACAATTAAGCTCTATGATACCCCCTAAAGAATTATTTCTCAAACTAAGAGAACTAACAGTCCCAGAATTTGCCAATGAAGTTGGTATATTACCAAAGAACCTATTTGAATGAGCTGACAAATATGTTAAATTCCCTAATCTATGAAACACATCTGGAATGTTTCCTGAAAATCCATTTGAACATATATCCAaatgaaccaagttagaaagatcACCAATCTTGCTGCTAAGCTGCCCCGAGAATCGATTCTCTTGTAGAGACAATACAGCCAACCTTGGTAGCGTGAACAGTTCATCAGGCAAACTACCAGAAAGAAGGTTAGAGCCAAGGCAAAAAAGCTCCAATGAACCACAATTCCCAATTCCTACTGGAAGACTACCATTAAAATAATTGACCCCCATCTTAATAACAGAAACTCTAGTTGAATTTTCACAAATACCCAAAGGAACTGGTCCCTCAAAGGAATTATCAGATATATTGAAAACTTGGAGTGAAGGCAAGTTTATGTTATTAGGAAACAAGCCAAAGAAATCATTGTTGCTCAAGTCTAATACTTCTAATTTAGACAAATGCAACAGTGTAAAAGGAACAGGTCCTTTGAGGAAATTGTGAGATAGATTAAGGGTTCTTAGCTGATCCAAATTGCTTAAAGATTCAGAAAGTTTCCCATTTAACCTTCTTTTCCCAAGCTCCAATTTCACCACCCTCCCAGAATTACAAGTAACACCCACCAAATTACAACAATTTGTTGAATTCCCAAAATCCCAGAAATCAAGAACTGTCTCCAAACTCTTCACAAAACCCTCCAGAGCTTTCAAATCTTTTGGATTACATGTCAAGTTCTggggattttgagattgagCTTGTAAGCAAATCCCAAGAATCAAAAAGATCACATCAAATCGCAACATACCCATcttcttaaaactcaaaaagaacacaaaaagaagacaaaaaaaaagggACTTTTCACATATTGATGAGAAACCACACAATTTTTACATCAAGATTGTTCATTTCTCTCAGTATCAAGCTTCAAGAGCAAAGAAAACACCACAAAAGTACCAATGAACAAGAAACAAGAAAAGGGTACTTAACAAAAGTGATGAATGaaaggaaaaacaagaaaaaaaatcaaaccttTGAACCAcaaggaagagaaaaaatggAAGCTTGAGGTATAGAAACAAAAAGggtattttcttgttttgtttgtttttgctttattttgagttcaaaactcaactctctTCTTTGCTGGTCCAAATAGGGCTGCTGTTCTTTGCTATTCCATTATATCCCAGTTGGGGGACTTTACACATTCACACAcggagagaggagagagagctATGCAATTATTTTTAACAACAGGAGTTTCCTATATTTATTAGTAGTACTTCCTCCTCTCcattttaattattgtgataattattatttcttaaaacttaaaaaaaataaaattaattaattgactaattgaacttttattttattggtcAAAGCTTAATTCTCCGCCTTGTAATTCTCTtaacaattttttctttaatcatATCCCCAATTTCCAAAAGTAAATAaatgcataatacataaatatgacttttaacttgaTTTCAGTTGTCAACTATGATCTCTGATTTTACTAGTGCACAAATAGACACTAAACTTGTATCATATCCCCAATTTCCGAAAGTAAATAaatgcataatacataaatatgacttttaacttgaCTTCAGTTGTCAACTATGATCTTTGATTTTACTAGTGTACAAATAGACActaaacttgtataaagttgaataaGTAGACATACGTGTCTTACGTGATATAATACACATAAGACTCCACATAGGACACAAAATTGTCATATAGGACgattgtatttatttgttcaaattttgaataGTAAAAGTGTCTATTTGTGCATTAGTAAAGTTAGAAGTCATAGTTGTAGTTGAATCCAAGTTAAGAGTCatacttatgtattatgtcaaaaaaaataattaaaaattcaagatatatcaaatatattCTTTGTCCACTTTTACAATTTTACTAATCTATTATACTgaaaatagatatttaattttactTATTTAGCTTGAAAAATCAAGATAATTTACCGTttctattttattcttattattgaagactatttattttttaatatttagataacatataataaataaaaatgatatgtaaaattattttttattatattttacaaaTCTAAAGTCAAACGTGAATAAGAAAAAatggataaaaaaaaaagtatttgcTTTCACCTTTATACTTATTCGATAAATAAGGAAAGaaattaatatgataaaaatggaATAGTATTAAACTGAAATTAATAGGTTAAAAAAggttaatttgattaattttttttcttcaaaagatgtggaaaaaaaatgacaagtaaATACTAGGGCTATATATGAGTCATTGGTAGTGAGAATAGGGGTGGAGTTccaataattaataaattaattaagtttGTGGCTTTTTTCTGCCactgaaaattaaaaaagaagaaaagaattaAGTGGTAAATTAATGGACCAATTTGTATATTGAAGGGAAAATGTTTAATAGGGGTCAAGTTAAATAGTCAAATTTGCCTATTGTATATCATTTATTATATCATAAGACTTTAGGTTTAACTTTATTTATATCGTTagaaaaaaatcttattttttcCTTAATTCTTGATGAAATTCTAATGTGAAAGTAACTTTAAATCAGAATAAACaactataaaataaatattaattttttttttcaaaaagttgaAAGTTGGAGTTCACTAACTTCACTCATTTCGTATTGAAACTCTACTAAtgacacctataaataccataTAATTTGTTAACAATAAAAGTACAATATACCaataaaacaaatattttaaacatcttttgattGCCACTtaataattaaacaaaaataccaatataaatcatgaaaatgcTAGTTGAGCACTAAGgtatactttatttttttttatctctaccaaaaatattaataatatttttatcaaaaactTTTTTCCATAAAAAAGCCAGCACTTTTTCTTGTTTACTAAGTCAGCCctacattttcttttttctttttggcgTATTGCTATAATGAAAACGAAATCTAAGGAGAGAATAGTATAATAGTATTATTCTATTCGATgcgaatttaaattaatcaaaattcaatataGATATCGAACGTCAGATAgaaaactaaaataaatgaGACTAGACAATATATATAGCGGAGTGAATTGGATCCTTTCAtctttaattataaatttggaGTTCGAGTATTAAATTAAaaacctttttctttttaaataaacTTACATAGCGTGAATAAATTATTCAAGATCCCAATacaaatattgaaaaaaaaaagaaaagagaaatgaGTAAGAAGTCAAAAGGTTGGGTAGGAAATACGTATACTTTCGAGTTGGTGCGGTGGTTGTTTTGCATCCCATTTTCAACACTTATTTGTACTTTTTATTCGTAATTATctgatatttgaaatttattaattCGAGTAATTCAAATTTGCATTCCACATGACTTATTAAAGCAAGtactcttttctttcttttcataatttggggtaaaaaaaataaaaataatttttttgtgtttttttaaaattcgtAAAAAATTATGACCAAATATGTTTTCTAGAGTTAAACTTCGAaaagaattaaaagaaaattcatgACTAAATATCCCCTTAGTTTGGTTTTCAAAAAACAAATCGTACGTGTTTGGTTTACATTTTGAAAAACATTGTGATTAAATTAGGTTGCTTTCCTAGATTTTAATTTATACatacattatatatttttgttcgAATCATATGATTGTCAATAAAACACCTAAAACTTTCTAGatgttttattaaaaaattaataaaggtTCActaaacaataacaataacatatatagtgaaatttcacaaataaaatagaagaaaaaaagaacaaaaaatgaaAGTGATATTTTCTATAAAGAATTCTATTATTGTCAAAATTGTAGGTTGAAAATAAGACTTTTGGTTGATTTCTAGTTCCAAAAGACCAACTACCATTGATTCTTAGAGTTAATTAAGTATATAAggtataatatatattaattaaaaaaggtTATAAGTATCTATCTCAATGAAAGGTAATACCTTGAGTATATTTATCATTTCATATGTTGTACTCCCACTGATTTATATTAGTTATCATGTTTCGCTTCTCGTGAGTCAAACTAAGTGAACTTTAGTTAACTAATATATTAACATATGTTTTTTTTAGCAAATTAACATTAGAAAAATTACAACTTATTTGTACTTATCgtctaatttttgaaaatcaaaattttaaatataaaatattgagCTGATCTAGTCTAATTTAGCTTTAAAAATAAATCGAATTAACTTTATCAAAACTAATTTCAGATCGAGGGAGTAGTAGTCCgattttataaaatacatttaaaaaaaatgtatatatggattacaaataaaacaataataatacgTTCACAGCTAGGAAAGACAATTTTAGGAACAAAAAGTAAACGGAAAcacattattaattaataaataatcatTCATAATATCAAAAGTAGAAGCTAGAATAACTAGACATCAAATGTcaaaagagaatttttttttaaaacaaaataaagtataactaattgtttgaaattcttgaacatacaaatatattaaattcaataATAATCTTTTTCAATAACCAAACTTTTACCAAAATTTAAATCAAAGTCAAAATTCTTCATATCTACTTTTCTCCAATAATAATTCTTGCATGgcttatatataaattatgtccTTGTGCGTCGT
This window encodes:
- the LOC129887946 gene encoding phytosulfokine receptor 1, with amino-acid sequence MGMLRFDVIFLILGICLQAQSQNPQNLTCNPKDLKALEGFVKSLETVLDFWDFGNSTNCCNLVGVTCNSGRVVKLELGKRRLNGKLSESLSNLDQLRTLNLSHNFLKGPVPFTLLHLSKLEVLDLSNNDFFGLFPNNINLPSLQVFNISDNSFEGPVPLGICENSTRVSVIKMGVNYFNGSLPVGIGNCGSLELFCLGSNLLSGSLPDELFTLPRLAVLSLQENRFSGQLSSKIGDLSNLVHLDICSNGFSGNIPDVFHRLGNLTYLSAHSNRFFGNIPTSLANSGTVSSLSLRNNSLGGIIELNCSTMVSLVSLDLATNGFHGLVPDYLPNCPRLQTINLARNYFTGQLPESFKNFHSLSFLSVSNNSMHNIDAALRILQYCKNLSTLVLTLNFRDEELPTDPSLQFSKLKALIIANCRLTGVVPQWLRNSLKLQLLDLSWNRLTGTLPPWIGDFQFLFYLDLSNNSFTGEIPKEITGLKSLISGPISMNEPSPDFPFFLKRNVSVRGLQYNQIFSFPPTLELGNNFLTGAILPEFGNLKRLHVLDLKSNNLSGTIPGSLSGMASVENLDLSHNNLIGNIPSSLVQCSFLSKFSVAYNKLSGEIPTGGQFQTFPTSSFEGNLGLCGEHGTPCRNSSQVPRDSVAKGKRRKGTVIGMGIGIGLGTAFLLALMYLIVVRASSRKVVDHEKELDASNRELEDLGSSLVIFFHNKENNKEMCLDDLLKCTDNFDQSNIVGCGGFGLVYKAILRDGRKVAIKRLSGDYGQMEREFQAEVESLSRAQHPNLVHLLGYCKYRTDRLLIYSYMENGSLDYWLHEKVDGPALLDWDLRLQIAQGAARGLAYLHLACEPHILHRDIKSSNILLDENFEAHLADFGLARLILPYDTHVTTDVVGTLGYIPPEYGQASVATYKGDVYSFGVVLLELLTCKRPMDPCKPRASRDLISWVIQMKKQKRETEVFDPLIYDKQHAKEMLLVLEIACLCLHESPKIRPSSQQLVTWLDNINTPPDVHVF